Within Raineyella sp. W15-4, the genomic segment GTCATCGACCTCCCGTTCGCCCTGCCCACCATCGTCGCCGGCCTGGTGCTGCTCAGCCTGTACGGTCCCCAGTCGCCGCTGGGGCTCAACTGGGCCAACACCCGGATGGCGGTCGCGTTGGCGTTCCTCTTCGTCACCCTCCCGTTCGTGGTGCGGACCGTCCAACCGGTGCTGCTGGAGCTGGAGCCGGAGGCCGAGGAGGCCGCCGCGTCCCTGGGGGCGGGGCCGTTGACCGTCTTCGGCCGGATCGTCCTGCCGAGCCTGGTCCCGGCCATCACCTCGGGCGCGGCGATGTCGTTCGCCCGGGCGTTGTCCGAGTTCGGCTCGCTGGTGCTGTTGTCCGGCAACCTGCCGATGCACACCGAGGTCGCCGCGGTGCGGATCCTCGGCTACATCGAGGGGGACAACCTGCACGGGGCCGCGGCGGTCGCCTCGGTGCTGCTGCTGGTGGCGCTGGCGGCGATCGTCCTGCTCGACATCTTCTCCCGGAGGATCACCCGCGATGTCGACTGAGACCGTACGCCCGCTCCGACGACCCGTCCGGCCCCAGGGGTCCGCCGCCGCGGGGCGGTCCTGGTCGCGCTACCTGCTGCGGACCATCGTCGTCCTCTACCTGGCGCTGCTGGTGATCTGGCCGGTGCTGCTGGTCGCCACCCGGACCTTCTCCCGCGGCGTCGGCCCGGTGCTGGAGGCGCTGAGTGACCCGGCGCTGGTGTTCGCCTTCCAGCTCACCCTGGTCTCGGCGCTGTGGGCGGTGGCCCTCAACACCGTGTTCGGTGTCGGCATCTCGCTGCTGCTGGTCCGGCACCGGTTCCCCGGCCGACGGGTGCTGTCGGCCCTGGTCGACCTGCCGCTGTCGGTCTCCCCGGTGGTCGTCGGCCTGGCACTGCTGTTGGTCTACGGCGGGAGCACCGGATGGTTCGGTCCGTTCCTCAAGGCGGCCGGTCTGCAGATCATCTACGCCCCGCCCGGCATCATCCTGGCCACCACCTTCGTCTGCCTGCCGTTGGTGATCCGCGAAGTGGTGCCGGTGCTGATCGAGGCCGGCACCGACGCCGAACAGGCCGCCGAGAGCCTGGGCGCCAATCCGTGGCAGGTCTTCGGCCGGATCACCCTGCCCACCATCAAGTGGGCGGTCGTGTACGGCGTGGTGCTGAGCTTCGCCCGGGCGCTCGGCGAGTACGGCGCCGTCAAGATCGTCTCCGGCGGTGTGGCGTTCCGCACCCAGACCGCCACCCTGCTGGTCGAGGAACGCTACCAGCAGTTCGGCGTGGCCAACGCCACCACCGCGTACACAGCGGCCCTGCTGCTCACGGCGATCGCTCTGGTGGCGCTCATCGTGGTGGCGGTGCTGCGCCCGTCCCAGGAGAAACGAGCATGAGCATCGAGATCCGCGGAGTCTCCAAGAACTTCGGTGACTTCAGCGCGCTGTCCGACATCGACCTGACCATCCCCACCGGAGACCTCACCGCCCTCCTCGGCCCCAGTGGCGGTGGCAAGTCCACCCTGCTGCGGATCATCGCCGGGCTGGAGCACGCCGACACCGGCAGCGTCGCCATCGCCGGTGTCGATGCCACCGGGGTGCCGGCCCGGAAGCGGGACGTAGGCTTCGTCTTCCAGCACTACGCCGCCTTCCGCCACCTCACCGTCGCGGAGAACGTCGCCTTCGGCCTGCGGATCCGCAAGCAGTCGAAGCAGCAGGTGCAGACCCGGGTCACGGAGATGCTGGAACTGGTCCACCTCGAGCAGTTCGCCGACCGGCTGCCCTCCCAGCTGTCCGGCGGCCAGCGCCAGCGGATGGCGCTGGCCCGCGCGTTGGCGATCAGCCCCCGGGTGCTGCTGCTCGACGAGCCGTTCGGTGCCCTCGACGCCAAGGTCCGCAAGGAGCTGCGGGAATGGCTGCGCCGGCTGCACGACGAGGTGCACGTCACCACGGTCTTCGTCACCCATGACCAGGAGGAGGCCCTCGAGGTGGCCCACCACCTGGTGGTGATCAACCAGGGCCGGATCGAGCAGGTGGGCACCTCCGACCAGCTCTACGACGAGCCGGCCAACGCCTTCGTGATGGGCTTCCTCGGGCCGGTGACCACCCTCGGGGACACCCTGATCCGCCCGCACGACGTCGGGATCAGCACCCAACCCACCGACCGGGACGGTGAGCGCGGCGGCTGGGTGAAGCGGCTCAACCGGGTGGGCTTCGAGGTCCAGGTCGAGGTGGAGGTGGACGGGGTGAGCACCCCGACGCTGGTCACCCTGACCCGCCGAGAGGCGGTCCGGGAAGGGCTGGAGGCGGCCCACCGGGTGTGGGTGCATCCGATCCCGGGCGCGG encodes:
- the cysT gene encoding sulfate ABC transporter permease subunit CysT, whose product is MTEVLAPTQERAPRRSGNPRRRRGPVFTSTLTRGSGIGLGLALIWFSLLVLLPLTAVLVKAAEGGWGAYWAALRDPQTAAAIGLTVVVALIITAINVVIGTLIAWVLVRDNFPGKRILEIVIDLPFALPTIVAGLVLLSLYGPQSPLGLNWANTRMAVALAFLFVTLPFVVRTVQPVLLELEPEAEEAAASLGAGPLTVFGRIVLPSLVPAITSGAAMSFARALSEFGSLVLLSGNLPMHTEVAAVRILGYIEGDNLHGAAAVASVLLLVALAAIVLLDIFSRRITRDVD
- a CDS encoding sulfate ABC transporter permease subunit — its product is MSTETVRPLRRPVRPQGSAAAGRSWSRYLLRTIVVLYLALLVIWPVLLVATRTFSRGVGPVLEALSDPALVFAFQLTLVSALWAVALNTVFGVGISLLLVRHRFPGRRVLSALVDLPLSVSPVVVGLALLLVYGGSTGWFGPFLKAAGLQIIYAPPGIILATTFVCLPLVIREVVPVLIEAGTDAEQAAESLGANPWQVFGRITLPTIKWAVVYGVVLSFARALGEYGAVKIVSGGVAFRTQTATLLVEERYQQFGVANATTAYTAALLLTAIALVALIVVAVLRPSQEKRA
- a CDS encoding sulfate ABC transporter ATP-binding protein, which translates into the protein MSIEIRGVSKNFGDFSALSDIDLTIPTGDLTALLGPSGGGKSTLLRIIAGLEHADTGSVAIAGVDATGVPARKRDVGFVFQHYAAFRHLTVAENVAFGLRIRKQSKQQVQTRVTEMLELVHLEQFADRLPSQLSGGQRQRMALARALAISPRVLLLDEPFGALDAKVRKELREWLRRLHDEVHVTTVFVTHDQEEALEVAHHLVVINQGRIEQVGTSDQLYDEPANAFVMGFLGPVTTLGDTLIRPHDVGISTQPTDRDGERGGWVKRLNRVGFEVQVEVEVDGVSTPTLVTLTRREAVREGLEAAHRVWVHPIPGAVRVPVPTAEPTPLDAADPRPITVP